Part of the Schaalia odontolytica genome is shown below.
CAAGCCCTCGAACATCATGCTGGACGCCTACGGCAAGCCTGTCCTGGCCGACTTTGGGGTCGCGTCGAAGGTGGGAGCGCTGGAGGTCGGTGCTTTCGACGGCTTTTCGGTCCTGTGGGCGCCCCCGGAGCAGCAGGACGTGAACTCGCCCGCCTCCCCCCTGCAGGACGTGTGGGCCCTGGCATCGACGACGTGGACCTTCGTGACCGGGCGCAGCCCCTTCGAGGATCCGATCGGAGACAACTCGGCGGCATCGATCGCCAACCGCGTCCAGCGGGGGCGCGTGCGCGGCCTGGGACGGGCGGATGCCCCCTGCGAGTTGGAGCGCGTGTTGCGGGCGGCGATGGCGGTGGACCCGGCGGAGCGCACACAGTCGGCGAAGGAGTTCGGCGAAGGGCTTCAACGGGTTCAACAGGAGCTCGGCTACCCGCGCACGGAGATGGAGATCAAGGAGAAGCGATCGAAGAAGGTCCAGGCTCCTGCGGTCGGCACCGACGACAAGACCCGCCTGCGCGCGGCCCCCGTGATTGACCCCGAAGCGACGCACATGCGCCCCTCTCCCTACTCCTTCGAGGGGGGAAGCGGCTCCGGCGGCGTCGAGGCGGTCGCCGACTCGTGGAAGAGCGACCGGGACGGCGACATCGACGAGGTCTCTGCTCGCCGCAAGGTTGAGGAGACGGCGGCGCCCGCCAAGGGCCTGACCCCCGTGACGGGGATGATCCTCGTGCTGTTGGCCGCGATCATCGCCGCCGGCTTGGCTGTGGCGATGCTGCGCGGTCAGGGGTCTTTCACGCGCATCACGCCGGCACCCGAGACGAGCACGGCGTCGGCCACGCCGGGTGACGCGGTGGGGGTTGCCCCGCCCCAGGTCACCGATTTGACGGGGAGTTACGCGGGCGGGCTGGTGGAGTGGACGTGGACCGCGCCTGCGGGTGCCACCGACTCCGAGACGGCCTACGCGTACGAGGCCTCGGGCGCGGGAGGAACCTCCCGCGGGCGCGTCAAGGAGACGACCGTTCGCGTCGACGGCGCCAGCGGAGACAACTGCGTGGAGATCACGACGGTCGCCCGCTCGTCGGGGCGCATGTCCGATCCGGTCCGCGCCTGCATCACGGTCCCGTGAGGATGCTCATGACGCCGCCTACGTTTTGTTGTCTTTCGCGCTTTTCGGATGCTGCGGGCCTCACGCGCCCCGTGTGTAGAATGGTGGACGTAATGCGTCACGCTGCGCGAGTTGCGCAGCGGGAAAGATGAAGGCAGATGGCTCTCGATGAACATGCGGAGCGCCCCGCGGTTCGATGGGGTGCCTCGACCGACATTGGCCCGGTCCGAGCAGAAAACGAGGACTCGTGGCTGGCTGTCCCACCCGTCTTTGCGGTCGCCGACGGCATGGGCGGGCACCTGGGCGGGGCCCAGGCCTCGTCGACGGCGGTCCTGATCCTGCAGGAGTACCTCAGCCCGGGCAGGCTCGGGGATCGGCCGGTGGATCTGGTGGATCTGTCCGTTGCGATCGACTCCGCGGCCACCGCGGTGGCCTCGTTGGCTCCCGCCGACAATCCGATGAGCGCGCCGGGCACGACGCTGTCGGGCCTCATGGTGCTGCACACCGCCGAGGGCCCCTACTGGCTGTCCTTCAACGTGGGGGACTCGCGCGCCTACGTCGTGGGTGGAGGCGGGGTCCGTCAGCTCACGCATGACCACTCGGCGCTGCAGGAGGCCCGCGACCTCGCGGCGACCTCCGGGGCGCCCAGGGTGATCCCGCCGGCGAATGTCGTGACGAAGGCGCTGGGAGCCGGGCAGTCGGGTGGCGTGAAGGCTGACTACACGATCATGCCGTTGGAAGAGGGCGATCGGGCGGTGATTTGCACGGATGGCGTGCACGGGGTCCTGTCGGATTCGCAGATGTGCGCCCTGGTTGCCGCCGGGAACGGGCCGCAGGGTGATGCCGATGCGCTCGTCCGGGCTGCCCTCGAGGGGGGAACGCGTGACAATGCCACTGCCGTTGTGGTTTACGCAGGAACCGAATCGCGAGTAACATTGCCTTCGAATGTCATGAGTCGCATGATTCAACCAGTACGTCCGGCGTCGATCGAGACAGCTCGCCGGATTCCTCGAAGAAAAGGCAGTAACTGATGCTTCAGATTGGACGCTTCCTGTGTCGCGGACAGGGCGCGATGCTCGTCACCGGCCCGCTCGGTGCAGCGTTGGTTCCGCTGAGTTTCGCTGATTCCGCGGCAGACGTCGTGTGGGGGCGCGCGGATACGCAGGCGTGGCTAGCGCACGTGCAGGCCGAGCAGGGGGACGCCCTGCTCCTGGACTGCGCCGGCGAGCAGCCCTACCTGACCGTTCTGGGCAACATTCAGCTGCGCATGCGCGCCGCCGGCCAGATCACGGAACAGGTGTGGACCGACCCGATCTGGGCGTGGCCCTTCAACCCAGGCGAGTGGCAGACCTTCGAGGCCACCATCATTGAGGGCGACGAGGTCACGTGGATGGTGCCCGCCGCCGACCGCGTTGAGGCTGCCGAGATTCGCATTGGTCGCGCGCTCGATGAGGTGGAGGCGATGTCCTCGCTGCCCGTCGACACGATGGGTTTCCTCATCAATCCCGACATCTCCACCCACGAGCGCCGGGCACTGCGGGAGGCTCGCGAGGAGCTTCCCGAGCCGACCCTGCGCACCGCCTCCGTCGATCTCGAGGCCCTTGAGGCGCAGTTCCTGGCCGCAACCAACAAGGCGCCGGTGTTCCTGTCCTCCTCGAGGGCATCGTCGGCCGACGAAGGCGAGGCCGGTGCGGATGCTACCGATGCCCGGGAGTCGGCCGCCGATCGCGCCGAGGACAAACCCGTGAAGTCGGCCGAGCAGCCCTCCGGGGAACTCTACGTTGTCGCTGCCACGGAGGAGCCCCCGATCGACACGGCAGCCTCCTCCGATCGAGTCGAGGACTCGGAGGCCAGCGAGGAACCGACCCCGGGGTCCGCCCCGGAGCCGACCCCCGAACCGGCTGCGGAGTCTCCGACCGTTCCCGAGGCGATGAGCGCCGTGGGACTGGCCGGCCTGAACGCCGAGACGGACACCGAGGCCACGATCTTGCGCCTGGCCCCCGTCAACTCCGGCCCCGCCGCACCCGTCGCCTTCCTGATCCACGGCGGAACGGTGCCCGTGGAGGTCTCGCGTGACGTGGTCATCGGTCGAGACCCCGATGCCTCTGCCCTCACCGGTCGTCCTCCCGCCACCGTCCTGCGTGTGCCCAGCCCCGCGACGGAGATTTCTCGCTCGCACTGCGCCGTCATGATGACCGCTCCCGGCTCGTGGGCGCTCATGGACCTCGGCAGCGCCAACGGAACGGTCCTGCGTCACGCGGACGGTTCCTTCCAGGACGTGACCCCCATGGTCACCTTGGCGCTCAACGACGGCGACCTGATTGACGTCGGCGAGGGGACCACCATCGAGTTCCGCGTGCGCTGACAAGTCGGTGACGCTTCGCGCGTGGGGCGGGTCTTGTGGCTCGCCCCACGCGTTTCTTTCTGCCCCGACTCGTTCGGCGGGCGCACCCTAGGACGCCTTGTCAAGACAATGGGGCGTCGTCGCGCCATCAGGTGACCTAGGTCCCTAGAGCAGTGTATTCTTGCCTGTGGTAGCGACCCGCGCGCGGGTCGGTCATCGCAAAACAAGGAAGTTGAGGACCACGATGGTCAAGTATGTGTACGACTTCTCCGAGGGTGACAAGTCCATGAAGGACCTGCTCGGAGGCAAGGGAGCGAACCTCGCAGAGATGACGAAGCTCGGTCTGCCCGTTCCCCCCGGGTTCACGATCACCACCGAGGCATGCCGCGCATATCTCAAAGAGTCGACGGTTCCCGAGTCGCTGGCCACCGAGGTCACCACCGCGCTGCGCGGCGTCGAAGACCAGATGGGTCGCCAGCTGGGCGATCCTTCCGACCCGCTCCTAGTCTCCGTGCGAAGCGGCGCGAAGTTCTCCATGCCCGGCATGATGGAAACCGTTTTGAACATCGGGCTCAACGATGAGTCCGTTCGCGGCCTCGCCGCCGTTAGCGGTAACGAACGCTTCGCGTGGGACTCCTACCGCCGCCTCATCCAGATGTTCGGCAAGACCGTCCTCGACATCGACGGCGACCTCTTCTCCGACGCCCTCGACGCCCTCAAGGCCGAGCGCGGCGTCGTCGGCGACACCGACCTGAGTGCCGAGGACCTCAAGGGCCTCGTCGACACCTTCAAGGGCATCGTCAAGGAACAGACCGGCAGCGACTTCCCGCAGGACCCCCGCACCCAGATGGACATGGGCATCGAGGCCGTGTTCCGTTCCTGGAACACCGAGCGCGCTCGCATCTACCGTCGCCGTGAGCGCATCCCCCACGACCTGGGCACCGCAGTCAACATCTGCACCATGGTGTTCGGCAACATGGGCGAGAACTCCGGCACCGGCGTCTGCTTCACCCGCGACCCCTCCTCCGGCCACTCCGGCGTCTACGGCGACTACCTGGAGAACGCGCAGGGCGAGGACGTCGTCGCCGGCATCCGCAACACCCTGCCGCTGTCGGCCCTGAAGGAGATCAACAGGCCCGTCTACGACGAGCTGCGCTCCATCATGCGCAAGCTCGAGACCCACTACCGCGACATGTGCGACATCGAGTTCACGGTCGAGCGCGGCAAGCTGTGGATGCTCCAGACTCGCGTCGGCAAGCGCACCGCCGCCGCCGCGTTCCGTATCGCCACCCAGCTCCTGGACGAAAAGCTCATCACCCGCGACGAGGCCCTGGGGCGCGTCACCGGCGACCAGCTCACCCAGCTGATGTTCCCCCAGTTCGACGCCAAGGCCGATAAGGAGCTCATCGCTCGCGGGATGGCGGCCTCCCCGGGCGCCGCCGTCGGCAAGATCGCCTTCAACAACGCCCAGGCCGAGGCCGCCGCCGCGAAGGGGATCAGGACCGTCCTCGTGCGTCGTGAGACCAACCCCGATGACCTGCCCGGCATGGTCGCCGCCGAAGGCGTCCTGACCGCGCGTGGCGGCAAGACCTCCCATGCCGCCGTCGTCGCCCGCGGCATGGGCAAGACCTGCGTGTGTGGAGCCGAAGCCCTCGTCATCGACGCCACCGCCGGCACCGTCACCATCGGCGACATGGTCCTGACCGCCGACGACACGATCGCCATCGACGGCCAGACCGGCGAAATCTTCCGCGGCGAGGTCCCGGTCACCGACTCGCCCGTCACGACCTACCTCGCCGAGGGGCTTGAGGCCGGTGTCGCCGCGGCCGGCGCGGACCAGGGGACCCGAGAGCTCGTCGAGGCCGTCGACAAGCTCCTCTCCCACGCCGACAAGGTCCGCCGCCTGAGCGTGCGTGCCAACGCCGACACCCCCCTCGACTCCAAGCGCGCCATCGACTTCGGCGCCGAGGGCATCGGCCTATGCCGCACCGAGCACATGTTCCTGGGCGAGCGCCGCCCGCTCGTCGAGCGCGCGATCCTCTCCGCCCCCGAGTCCGAGGAGCGACAGGCCGCCTTCAACGAGCTGGAGAAGCTGCAGAAGCAGGACTTCCTCGAGATGCTCGAGGTGATGGACGGCAAGGCCATGACCGTGCGCCTCATCGACCCGCCGTTGCACGAGTTCATGCCCGCCCTCATCCAGCTGGAGACGAAGGTCGCCGTCGCCAGGGCGACCGGCACGCTCGATCCCGCCGACGAGGCGATGCTCGTCGAGGTCCGTCGCATGCACGAAGAGAACCCCATGCTGGGCCTGCGCGGTGTGCGCCTGGGCATCTACCTGCCCGGCCTGTTCGCCCTGCAGATGCGCGCCCTGTGCGAGGCGGCCGCGCAGCTCGTTGCCCGCGGCCTCGACCCGCGTCCCGAGATCATGGTCCCGCTCGTCGGCTCCGTGCGTGAGCTCCAGCTCGTGCGCGAGGAGGGCGAAGGCATCATTGCCTCCGTCGCCGCCGCTCGGGGCGTCGACCTGTCGGGCGTGTCGATTGGCGCCATGATCGAGCTGCCGCGCGCCGCCATGACGGCCGAGGACCTGGCCGAGGAAGCGGACTTCTTCAGCTTCGGCACCAACGACCTGACCCAGACCGTGTGGGGCTTCTCGCGCGACGACGTCGAGGGCGTGTTCTTCCCGCAGTACATCGAGGCCGGCATCTTCGGCGTCTCCCCCTTCGAGTCCATCGACGTGCACGGCGTCGGCACCCTGGTCTCCGAGGGCGTGCGCCGCGCCCGCTCGACCAAGCCGAACATCAAGCTCGGCGTGTGCGGCGAGCACGGTGGTGACCCGGCCTCGATCCACTTCTTCCACGGCGTGGGCCTGGACTACGTGTCCTGCTCGCCGTTCCGCGTCCCCGTCGCCCGCCTTGAGGCTGGCCGCGCCGCGGTTGAGGACCACGTGGACATGACCGCCTGATCGGCGGCCGTGTTGTGCCGAGCGCCGCTGATTGAGCGCGACGAGGCCGTGACCGGTTCGGTCACGGCCTCGTTCCGTTGTGGGTGGGGTGCTGTGGGCGGGGGAGCGTGTGGTAGATCGGCCCATCTACTGGTGGTGTTAACCCACTTGTGCACAGCTAAACCCATTTACTGGAGGCTGGGCGGGTGTGACCATGTGCCGCCAGGTGGGTTCACATGCGCAGGGGTGGGCCCACGTTGCCACCAGGTGGGTTAGTGTGTGGGCCCGTGTTGTGTTGTTGCGGGCGGTGCTTGTTGCGCCGGGGGTTGGCGGACTTTTTTTCGCCAGTTCTCTTGTGCCGCGTGTCGTGTGGGCTTTCAGATTCCGCGTTTGTTCTTGTCTGAGCGTGCAGTGCACCCGATCCGTAGGCATTACACCCGTTCTGATCGGGTGCAGTGCCCCGTAACGGGTGCAGCGTCCTCGCGGTGTTGCCGGTTGAATGGTCGACTGTGGTGTCGCATTACCTCCCGAACTGGTGCAGCATTGGCCTCTCGCGCGTCGTGTAAGCGGTGCGTGTTCGCGTGAATGCTTGTTGTTAAGTGGTGTTACACCACTTAGGTGGGTATTGCACCAGTTGGGAGGTGGTGTAATGCTCCCTAACTAGTGCAGTGCTTGTGGACGCGTGTTGGTTGTGCGCATCTGCGGGAGGCGTGACCCCACTTGTGCGCAGCTAAACCCATCTACTGGAGGCTGGGCGGGTGTGACCATGTGCCACCAGGTGGGTTAATGTGCGCAGGCGTAGGGCCGGAGCAGTGGTGTCACGGGTTGTGGCTTTTCGGCGGTGGCTGCGCTCACGGTGCGTCCGGCTAGGCGCCGGCGTGGGAGAGGAAGACCGCGCCAACGACGAGCGAGTTGTTGAGGGCGTGCAACAGCCAGGCGTAGGCCAGGTTCTTCCCCGAGCACAGGTAGGCGAGCGTGAGGGTCAGGGCCAGGGGAATGTAGGAGGGGATATCCTGCCACCCGTGGCAGTGCATGAGGGTAAAGAGCAGGCACGATACGGTCGCGACGAGCCACGTGGGGGCGTAGGCGCTGAGCGTACCGATGAGGAAGTGACGGAAGAACACCTCCTCGATGAGGGGGCCGCCGAGGGCGACGATGAAGGAGAACACGAGCCCGCCGAAGCCCTCCGTGAAGTAGTGGAGGGAACCGTCGCCAAACGAGCTCGGGGTGGACAGAGCGTTGTTCGCCAGGTTCTGGGCGATCATGGTCAGGACGAACAGGCCGAGGAGGGCGGCGACCTTGCGGATGGGGCGAGTGCGCAGGTAGGAGAAGTCCGAGAGGAAAACGCGCCCGGCGATCGCAAGCGCGAGGATAAGGAGTCCGATGTTGACGCAGTCCTGGATGAGCAGGAAGTGCTCCGATCCCACCGGCGCCAGGGTGCGCAGGAGCTGCGTGGGGTACAACGCTCCGCAGGGGATGCCGAAGATCGCGATGCGCGCCCACTCGGCTCGCGTTGGGCGAGCGGTGCGCCTCGGAGCTGAAGCGGGGCTGGTGGGCGGCGCAGGTTCTTCGGCAGCGGGTGAATGAGCGGGCCGGGACGCGGCCCTATCGCGTGTGGGAGACATGCGAACCCCTTCGTTCGACGAGCCTGACTTCTCCATGGTAACGCCGCCGCTTGACAGCCGAGGGCGTTTCGTGATCATCGGTCCGGCGCGGTGGGCCGATGCCGGTGGGTGGGCTACCCGCAGCGTCTGACCGAGTGGTAGCCTCAGAGAGAGGTGCCGCGCTACGCCTGTCGGAAGGGGGGTGGGATCGGTCTGGCGGTCAGCAAAACGGGCCCTTGGTCCCAGCGTGGAGCGGTCTTCGAGCGCTAAGGACGGCGACTGTGCGGTCACAATTTAGGTAATCCTAAACGTAGTGCTTTCCGCTAGGCGGGCATGACGTTACTCTCGTTGGGTAAGAATCCTACAAGCCCGGCGCCTCCCATCCGCCGGTTCTACAGGAGGTTCGTGATGACAGTGCTTCGCATCCGCACGCAGGACGTCATCCAACACTTCGTCCGCATCGTCGTCGCCGTCGTCATGGCCGTGCTCATGGCGCTCATCGTGGCAACACCCTCGCGCGCCCAGGGCCAAACCTGGGGCGACGTGGCCACCACCATCAACGGAATCATCGACGAGGGCGTCGCCGCATTTCGGGCCGGTGACGCCAAGGGTGGTAAGGACAAGGTCAACGACGCCTACTACAAGAACTATGAGACGACCGGCATGGAGAAGCAGGTCATGGCACGCATCTCCGGGGCGCGCGTGTCCCAGGTGGAGATGGAGTTCTCCCTCCTGAAGAAAGCCATGACCGACAACGCCGCCTCCGACGTTGACACCCACGCCGCAACCCTCAAGCAGTACGTCACGGAAGACGCGGCCACCTTGGACGGCGTCTCACCGGGGCAGGCGGGCACCGCTTCCTCCGCCGACTACAGTCCTGGCCCCTGGGGCGAGGTCGCCCAGACCATCAACGGGATCCTCGCCGAGGGGGTTGAGACCTTCAAGGCGGGTGACGCCAAGGGCGGCAAGGACAAGGTCAACGACGCCTACTACAAGAACTATGAGACGACCGGCATGGAGAAGCAGGTCATGAGCCGCATCTCCGGGGCGCGCGTGTCCCAGGTGGAGATGGAGTTCTCCCTCCTGAAGAAGGCCATGACCGACAACGACTCCAGCGCGGTCGACGAACACTACGCGACCCTGTCGAACTTCGTTCGCGAGGACGCCAATACCCTGGACGGCTACACGGGCAAGGCTGCCGAATCCTCCTCCGCATCCTCCCCGTGGCTCGCGCAGTTCCTCCCCTCCCTCCTCGTCATCCTGCGTGAGGGTATGGAGGCGATCCTCGTGGTCGCCGCGGTCCTGGCCTACCTGGCGAAGGCCGGGCACAAGGACAAGACCGGCATCGTGTGGGGCGGCGTTGGCCTCGCCCTGGCATTCTCCGTCGGATTGGCGGTCGTGTTCAGCTATGTCTCCTCGCTCGCGGGCGCGAACCAGGAGCTCCTCGAGGGCTTTGCCGCCCTCTTCGCCGTCGCCATGCTGATCTGGGTATCGAATTGGATGATCAACAAGTCGTCCAACGAGGCCTGGGACAGGTACATCAAGGACAAGACGGACGCGTCCCTGACCCGGGGCTCGCTCCTCGGCCTGGCATTCATCTCGTTCCTCGCGGTCCTGCGCGAGGGAGCCGAGACGATCCTCTTCTACGTGCCGATCGTCTCCGGCGCGGGCGCCAACGTGCACTACGTGTGGATCGGCCTCGGAGTTGGCGCCGTCATCCTCCTCGTCGTCTACCTACTCATCCAGTTCGCGGCGCTGCGCATCCCGCTGCGTCCCTTCTTTACGATCACGTCGATCCTGCTGGCCCTCATGGCCTTCACCTTCACGGGATCGGGCATCAAGGAACTCCAGGAGGCCGACGTTATCTCGCTGACGCCTCTGTCCGGATTCCCCACCATTGACCTCTTGGGGATCTACCCCCGAGTGGAGAACCTGGCCGCGCAGGCCTTTGTTCTCGTCCTCATCGTTGGGCTCTACTTCTTCGGAAAGGCGCGCCTCGCTCGCGAAGCCATCGCCTCGAAGCAGTCGGAAGTGAGCTCATCGGAGCGACGCTGACCCATCACCAACCAACACGCTAAGGAGTTCATCGCATGAAGCGCTCACTCTTCCGCGTCGGCGCGGCCCTGGCCACGCTGGCCCTCGCCGGCACCCTCGCTGCCTGCTCGAACAACAACGCCTCGTCCAACGACACGAAGCCCACCACCGGATCCTCGGCCGACGCCGACTCGGGTGCCGCGGCCCCCGGCGAGGACGCGGGCTTCGAGGAACAGCCCCTGGGCGACGACGTTCACGTCGGCCCGCTCGTCGTGGGCGGCGTCTACTTCCAGCCCGTCGACATGGAACCCACCATGGGTGTGCCCGCAGCCGAGGCGTCCATGCACATGGAGGCCGACATTCACGCGGCCGCCGACAACAAGCTCGGTTACGGCGCCGGCGACTTCGTCCCCGCCCTGACCGTCACCTACACCATCAAGGACAAGTCCGGCAACACCGTCCAGAGCGGTACCTTCATGCCGATGAACGCCTCCGACGGCCCCCACTACGGCCTGAACATCCCCAAGCTGGAAGCCGGAACCTACGACGTGACCTTCTCCATCGAATCCCCGGAGAAGAACGGCTGGATGCTCCACACCGACAAGGCCACGGGCGTCGAGGGACGTTTCTGGACCGAACCCCTGGTCGCCGAGTTCCCGGACTGGCAGTGGGATCCCACGGCCGTCTCCTGGTGACGATCGCTTGAAGCGGGGACGAGGCGGCTCCCACCCGGGAGGCCACCTCGCCCCGCGCCCTTCGGGGCGCTTTACCACCGAGACCGTTGGGTCTCGGGTTGTCTTGTGTGGAGAGGAATACCAATGCTTCAGCAGATGAGCGAAGCGACGTTGACGTTGCTGCTGACGATGCTCGCCGTCGGCGCCGTCATCCGCTTCATGCCGGCCGCCGGGCACGGCCGCCGCGGAAAGAAGGCCCGCCAGCTCGCCGTGTGGTTCGGCATCGCTGCGGGCGCGATCGCCTCCGTCGCGCTGACGATCATCAACGTGGAGGCTCCCAAGTCGGTCAACCGCCAGACCGTCGGCCTGTACACGCTGCCGATCGCGGTCGTCCTCGCCCTCATCTTCCTCTCGCTCCTCGCCCTGCGCTCGCGGCGCGTGCGCTCCCTCCTGCCCACGGGGGACGCCGAGGCCCGGGCCCAGTTCTCGACGGAAACGCCGGTGCCAGGGGATGCCCTCGTGCGCCTCGTCGGCGCCCTCTTTATCGCCTTCGCCCTCTTCCGCTCCGTTCCCACGGCGCTCAACCAGGCAGTCATGATGCTCTCGGGCGGCGTCGAGATCTACTCCACTCAGGCGGTTCTCGCCATTGTCGGATACGGGCTCGCCTGGGTGCTCGTGTGTTTCCTCGCCTGGGTGTCCTACCGCCTGTGCGCGTGGAACAACCGCGTGTGGCCGGCCGCGTGCATCCTGTGTTCGCTGGTCCTCAATCACTCGCTGCTGTTCGTGCGCATCCTGAAAGCCAAGCGCTGGATCACCGTATCCAAGGGCGCGTGGAATATCATCTCCTGGTTCATCAACAACGAGGCAGTCTTCACGATCGTGGCCGCCCTGGCCCTCGGCGTCGTCGTCGCTCTCACGTGGCACGCCTCCCGCTCGATCCCGACCGTCGGTGCCAATCCCGCCGAGGGACGCCTGGGCCGGGCCCGCTCTCGCCTCTACAAGTCCATGGCGGGCACGGCGGCCGTCGGATACCTGTGCGGGGCACTCCTCATCACCGTCGGCGTCGCGATCGGTAGCCAAGAGGTCGAGCTCTCGGCCCCCGAGGCGCACAGCGTCGTTGACGACCAGGTCAGCGTCAACCTGGCCGACATCTCCGACGGACACCTGCACCGCTTCGAGTACACGACCTCGACCGGCGTCAAGGTGCGCTTCATCGTCATCCAAAAGTCCGGGTCCTCGTTTGGCGTGGGACTCGACGCGTGCGAGATCTGCGGTCCGACCGGCTACTACGAGAAGGACGGCAAGGTCATCTGCAAGCTGTGCGAGGTGGCGATGAACATCGCGACCATCGGTTTCAAGGGAGGGTGTAACCCGATACCCATCGAGTACAAGGTCTCCAACGGGACCCTGACCGTGCCGATCTCGGTCCTCGAGGCCTCGGCTCCCATCTTCGCGAAGTAGAGGGGCACGCTTGTTTATCCGAATGCTGCGAGGCGCGCTCACGAGGCGAGGCAATCGTCACCTCATGATCGCCCTGACTATCGCGCTGGGAGCCGGCGTGGCAACGTCCATGCTCTCCGTCATGTTCAACGTCGGCGACAAGGTCAACCAGGAACTCAAGTCCTACGGCGCCAACATCGTCGTGCGCGCCCAGGGGGCCGCCGTCCTGTCCGACCTGTACTCCACGGGAGAGGCCAGCGAGTCCCACGCCTACCTGCGCGAGGACGAGCTGGGCAACATCAAGACGATCTTCTGGACCTACAACATCCTCGACTTCGCGCCGCTGCTGAATGTGT
Proteins encoded:
- a CDS encoding DUF2318 domain-containing protein, with product MLQQMSEATLTLLLTMLAVGAVIRFMPAAGHGRRGKKARQLAVWFGIAAGAIASVALTIINVEAPKSVNRQTVGLYTLPIAVVLALIFLSLLALRSRRVRSLLPTGDAEARAQFSTETPVPGDALVRLVGALFIAFALFRSVPTALNQAVMMLSGGVEIYSTQAVLAIVGYGLAWVLVCFLAWVSYRLCAWNNRVWPAACILCSLVLNHSLLFVRILKAKRWITVSKGAWNIISWFINNEAVFTIVAALALGVVVALTWHASRSIPTVGANPAEGRLGRARSRLYKSMAGTAAVGYLCGALLITVGVAIGSQEVELSAPEAHSVVDDQVSVNLADISDGHLHRFEYTTSTGVKVRFIVIQKSGSSFGVGLDACEICGPTGYYEKDGKVICKLCEVAMNIATIGFKGGCNPIPIEYKVSNGTLTVPISVLEASAPIFAK